The following proteins are co-located in the Flavobacterium sp. CECT 9288 genome:
- the hemE gene encoding uroporphyrinogen decarboxylase, translating into MLKNDLFLRALKGETVERPPVWMMRQAGRYLPEFRALRDKYDFFTRCETPELAAEITVQPIRRIAPDAAILFSDILVVPRAMGIHVELKDNLGPIIPNPIRTMEQVNQVFVPDVNETLGYVFDAVKLTKEMLNDEVPLIGFAGSPWTIFCYAVEGKGSKSFDTAKGFCFSDPVAAHTLLQKITDTTILYLLEKVKSGVNAVQIFDSWGGMLSPVDYQEFSWKYINQIIDALAEVTPVIVFGKGCWFALNEMGKSKASALGVDWTCSPRNARYLSGGNITLQGNFDPSRLFSPIPVIKKMVHEMIDEFGKDKYIVNLGHGILPNIPVDHAKAFIDAVKEYKS; encoded by the coding sequence ATGTTAAAAAATGACTTGTTTTTAAGAGCACTAAAAGGAGAAACTGTTGAACGCCCACCGGTATGGATGATGCGTCAAGCAGGAAGGTATTTGCCAGAATTTAGAGCTTTGCGAGACAAATATGATTTTTTCACTCGTTGCGAAACACCTGAATTAGCTGCCGAAATTACGGTGCAACCCATTCGCAGAATTGCTCCAGATGCTGCCATTTTATTTTCGGATATTCTTGTTGTGCCTCGCGCTATGGGAATTCACGTGGAATTAAAAGACAATTTAGGACCAATTATCCCGAATCCCATTCGTACCATGGAACAAGTGAACCAAGTTTTCGTTCCGGATGTAAATGAAACTTTGGGTTACGTTTTTGATGCGGTTAAGTTGACAAAAGAAATGTTGAACGATGAGGTGCCTTTAATAGGTTTTGCGGGTTCGCCATGGACTATTTTTTGTTATGCTGTTGAAGGCAAGGGCTCTAAAAGTTTTGATACTGCCAAAGGATTCTGTTTCTCAGATCCAGTAGCGGCGCACACTTTATTACAAAAAATCACCGATACCACTATTTTATACTTATTAGAAAAAGTAAAATCAGGTGTAAATGCAGTTCAGATTTTTGATTCTTGGGGTGGCATGTTGTCGCCAGTTGATTACCAAGAATTCTCATGGAAATACATCAACCAAATCATTGATGCCTTAGCTGAGGTAACTCCAGTTATTGTTTTTGGTAAAGGATGTTGGTTTGCTTTAAATGAAATGGGAAAAAGTAAAGCCTCTGCATTAGGTGTAGATTGGACTTGCTCACCTAGAAATGCACGTTATTTGTCAGGTGGAAACATAACTTTACAAGGTAATTTTGATCCTTCTCGATTATTTTCTCCAATTCCAGTGATTAAGAAAATGGTTCATGAAATGATTGACGAATTTGGAAAAGACAAATACATCGTAAATCTTGGTCACGGAATTTTACCTAATATCCCTGTGGATCACGCCAAAGCCTTTATTGATGCGGTGAAGGAGTATAAATCATAA